The following proteins are encoded in a genomic region of Gimesia algae:
- a CDS encoding acetyltransferase has protein sequence MTLSFHISNLTSEDHPRALEVWEAAVRATHDFLDEEAIQSLKPLVQEACLSSMPVYCVRDDSQSVIGFVGVESPKIEALFIDPAWRGYGIGRQLVKYAIDDLGAELVDVNEQNGQALGFYQHLGFEVAHRSDLDGFGKPFPLLHLKLAE, from the coding sequence ATGACTCTTTCATTTCACATCTCGAATCTTACTTCAGAAGACCATCCTCGGGCGCTGGAAGTCTGGGAAGCAGCGGTACGCGCGACGCATGATTTTCTGGATGAAGAGGCAATTCAATCGCTGAAACCACTGGTGCAGGAGGCCTGCTTGAGCAGCATGCCTGTGTATTGCGTTCGTGACGATTCTCAGTCTGTAATTGGTTTTGTCGGAGTAGAGTCGCCGAAAATCGAAGCACTGTTTATTGATCCTGCCTGGAGAGGATATGGGATCGGGCGTCAGTTAGTAAAATATGCGATCGATGATCTGGGAGCCGAACTGGTTGATGTGAACGAGCAGAACGGACAGGCATTGGGCTTTTATCAACATCTGGGTTTTGAAGTGGCTCATCGATCTGATCTGGATGGATTTGGTAAACCATTTCCCTTATTGCATCTCAAACTTGC
- a CDS encoding Gfo/Idh/MocA family oxidoreductase, whose protein sequence is MTQSNNQSTSRRDFLKVTTATAVGTGILSTLGSTAHVHASGDDTIKVGLVGCGGRGTGAASQALSTKGNVKLEAMADAFKDRMDSSLSNLQKQFSGRPERVDVAEDKMFVGFDAYQKLLDSGVDVVILATPPGFRPIHFEAAVNKGVHIFMEKPVATDVTGVKKVLEAAKKAKEKKLAVGVGLQRHHQAPYIETIQRLKDGAIGDITSMRCYWNSGGVWEPRLAREDAKSEMEYQMRNWYYYNWLCGDHINEQHIHNIDVCNWLKDDFPVKAYGMGGRQVRTDKKYGEIYDHFAVEFVYADDTRMYSQCRHIRNCWNSVTEHAQGTKGSCDISGAKYETTGGYKWKYRGKKTNPYQVEHDDLFAAIYNGTPYNEAEYGAKSTMTSILGRLATYSGKPVTWDEAMASEVSLMPSDFSWEGTPVTVPDENGFYPIPTPGVSEVLKKA, encoded by the coding sequence ATGACTCAATCTAACAATCAATCTACTTCCAGGCGCGACTTCTTGAAAGTAACAACAGCCACTGCGGTGGGAACAGGGATCCTTTCCACACTGGGTTCAACAGCTCATGTTCACGCCAGTGGCGATGATACTATTAAAGTCGGTCTGGTCGGCTGCGGTGGTCGTGGTACTGGCGCTGCTTCCCAGGCGTTGTCTACGAAAGGAAACGTCAAACTGGAAGCGATGGCAGATGCTTTTAAAGACCGTATGGACAGCAGCTTGAGCAATCTGCAGAAACAGTTTTCCGGTCGTCCCGAACGAGTTGATGTCGCCGAAGACAAGATGTTTGTTGGATTCGATGCCTATCAGAAGCTTCTTGATAGTGGCGTTGATGTCGTCATCCTGGCCACTCCTCCTGGTTTCCGTCCGATTCATTTCGAAGCAGCCGTCAATAAAGGTGTCCACATCTTTATGGAAAAACCGGTTGCCACAGATGTGACTGGCGTGAAGAAAGTGCTGGAAGCTGCCAAGAAAGCCAAAGAGAAAAAACTGGCTGTCGGAGTGGGGCTGCAGCGTCATCACCAGGCTCCCTACATTGAAACGATTCAGCGGTTGAAAGATGGTGCCATCGGTGATATCACTTCGATGCGTTGCTACTGGAACAGTGGTGGAGTCTGGGAACCACGTCTGGCCCGTGAAGATGCCAAATCAGAAATGGAATATCAGATGCGAAACTGGTATTACTATAACTGGCTCTGTGGTGACCACATCAATGAACAGCACATTCACAATATCGATGTCTGCAACTGGTTGAAAGATGATTTCCCCGTCAAAGCTTATGGAATGGGCGGACGTCAGGTTCGAACCGACAAAAAATACGGTGAAATCTACGATCACTTCGCCGTTGAATTTGTCTATGCCGACGACACCCGGATGTACAGTCAGTGTCGACACATTCGTAACTGCTGGAACAGCGTGACAGAGCATGCTCAGGGAACCAAAGGTTCCTGCGATATCAGTGGTGCCAAGTATGAAACCACCGGTGGCTACAAATGGAAATACCGTGGAAAGAAAACCAATCCTTACCAGGTTGAGCATGATGATCTGTTTGCAGCAATTTACAACGGCACGCCTTACAATGAAGCCGAATATGGTGCGAAATCCACAATGACTTCCATTCTGGGACGTCTGGCTACCTATAGTGGTAAGCCTGTCACCTGGGATGAAGCGATGGCTTCTGAAGTCAGTCTGATGCCAAGCGATTTCTCCTGGGAAGGAACTCCCGTTACAGTTCCCGATGAAAATGGATTCTATCCGATTCCGACTCCAGGTGTCTCAGAAGTCCTGAAAAAAGCTTAG
- a CDS encoding formylglycine-generating enzyme family protein — MLSVCRHSLSMQGKFTFLAAILFSVSMVSAEEAKTEKEMKPYTEKILNTDVTFDMVPIPGGEYMMGSPASEKNHEKDEGPQIKVKIEPFWMGKHEVTWNEYDIWSFNLDIQRRKLLRGKFDEKEKAADAVTRPTKPYTDMTFDMGHDGYPAICMTQLAAKTYCKWLSEKTGHYYRLPTEAEWEYACRAGTKTAYSFGDNAANLDDYAWHYANCNDSYQKVGQKKPNPWGLYDIHGNVSEWVLDQYIPDAYKKWSGKGTLKFPVNVPTTLYPRVARGGSWDDEPEALRSANRIASSADWKIQDPQIPQSIWYHTDAIMVGFRVVRPLTVPTAEERKKYGLDPAIPADEGR; from the coding sequence ATGCTTAGCGTATGTCGTCACAGTCTCTCAATGCAAGGCAAATTCACTTTCCTTGCCGCGATCCTGTTTTCTGTTTCTATGGTTTCCGCAGAGGAAGCAAAAACAGAAAAAGAGATGAAGCCTTATACCGAGAAAATACTGAATACCGATGTTACTTTTGACATGGTTCCCATCCCCGGCGGTGAATATATGATGGGGAGTCCTGCCAGTGAAAAAAATCATGAAAAGGACGAAGGTCCTCAAATCAAAGTCAAAATTGAACCGTTCTGGATGGGCAAACATGAAGTGACCTGGAACGAATATGACATCTGGAGTTTCAATCTGGATATCCAGCGACGGAAGCTGTTGCGTGGCAAGTTTGACGAAAAAGAAAAAGCAGCCGATGCAGTCACACGCCCCACCAAGCCTTACACAGACATGACGTTCGATATGGGCCACGATGGCTATCCCGCGATCTGTATGACTCAACTGGCTGCGAAGACCTATTGCAAATGGTTGAGTGAAAAGACTGGGCACTACTATCGTCTCCCCACTGAAGCGGAATGGGAATATGCCTGTCGTGCCGGTACCAAGACTGCGTATTCGTTTGGAGATAATGCGGCAAATCTGGATGACTATGCCTGGCATTATGCCAACTGCAATGACAGCTACCAGAAAGTCGGTCAGAAAAAGCCGAATCCCTGGGGATTGTATGACATCCACGGAAATGTTTCCGAGTGGGTCCTCGATCAGTACATTCCAGACGCGTACAAAAAATGGAGCGGTAAAGGAACGCTGAAATTTCCAGTCAATGTTCCAACAACTCTCTATCCTCGCGTCGCTCGTGGCGGTTCATGGGATGACGAACCTGAAGCACTTCGCAGTGCAAACCGAATTGCCTCCAGTGCCGACTGGAAAATTCAGGATCCACAGATTCCTCAGAGTATCTGGTATCATACCGATGCCATTATGGTTGGGTTCCGGGTCGTTCGTCCATTGACAGTTCCCACTGCCGAAGAACGGAAAAAGTACGGCCTCGATCCTGCGATCCCGGCTGATGAAGGTCGCTGA
- a CDS encoding FAD:protein FMN transferase: MMSYIFQTCLLLSTLSGNQQCTDSEILNRYEFQEVHMGVQWRIILYATDKPIANNAAQNAFRRVKELNKLLSDYDPESELNKLCRLSGPGKPVPVSPPLLEVLKRSQALSLETEGAFDVTISPVVRLWRRARRQTRMPDPTRLADARAKVGYQSLKLSEQNRTVELLKDDMRLDLGGIAKGYAADVALQVLKEHGINRAMIDASGDLVLGEPPPDSCGWKIGISSSDAPQAKIDRFLYLHNMAVATSGDALQHVVIDGKRYSHIVDPRTGLGLTDQSRVTVIAPNGTSADSLASAISVLGPVEGIKLLSKKPGTACLILRHENGKMKSYESPCFSCYELDQNQE; the protein is encoded by the coding sequence ATGATGTCATACATTTTTCAGACATGCCTGCTGCTCTCCACATTATCAGGCAATCAACAGTGCACGGATAGCGAAATTCTGAATCGGTATGAATTTCAGGAAGTACATATGGGAGTGCAGTGGAGAATCATATTATATGCTACCGACAAACCAATCGCAAACAATGCTGCTCAAAATGCTTTCCGACGTGTAAAGGAACTTAACAAACTGCTCAGCGATTATGACCCGGAAAGCGAGTTAAATAAATTATGTCGGTTATCCGGCCCTGGAAAGCCGGTTCCGGTGAGTCCCCCCTTGCTGGAGGTACTGAAAAGAAGTCAAGCACTCTCACTGGAAACAGAGGGAGCATTTGACGTTACCATCAGCCCTGTCGTCCGCCTCTGGCGACGGGCGCGGAGACAAACCAGGATGCCGGATCCCACTCGACTGGCTGACGCCCGCGCCAAAGTCGGTTACCAGTCCCTGAAACTATCAGAACAGAATCGAACCGTAGAGTTATTGAAGGATGACATGCGACTCGATCTGGGAGGCATCGCCAAAGGGTATGCAGCCGATGTCGCCTTGCAGGTTTTAAAAGAGCACGGCATCAACCGCGCCATGATCGATGCCAGCGGCGACCTCGTACTCGGAGAGCCACCGCCGGACAGTTGTGGCTGGAAAATCGGGATTTCCTCCTCCGACGCTCCGCAGGCAAAAATCGACCGCTTCCTGTATCTGCACAACATGGCTGTCGCCACCTCGGGGGACGCGCTGCAGCATGTCGTGATTGATGGAAAACGTTACTCCCATATTGTTGATCCCCGTACCGGCCTGGGTCTCACCGACCAGAGTCGTGTTACGGTCATTGCCCCGAATGGTACCTCCGCGGACAGTCTCGCCTCTGCCATCAGTGTCCTCGGACCTGTGGAAGGAATCAAACTTTTAAGCAAGAAACCAGGTACCGCCTGCCTGATATTGCGACATGAAAACGGTAAGATGAAGTCTTATGAATCTCCCTGTTTCTCCTGCTATGAGCTGGATCAGAATCAAGAATGA
- a CDS encoding aminotransferase class IV, whose protein sequence is MTQNLVYLNGEYVPASEAKISIFDGAISLGMTVTESTRTFAHQPFRLRDHLERLYLSLKAARFDAGMMLDEMEQLTLEVWEKNRPHYPADTDAWIIHNITPGQWVPSSGQKPPESKPTVMIVTLPLDLSYWAEFYRTGCHAVTPFTRVQPAQSLDSRIKNRSRFLYTMAESEVKQFDPMAQSLILDTNGFLSENKGGNFFLVTKNCIKTPSTINCLNGISRQTIFQLANQLEIPIEECQLLPYDVTTADEAFFTSTPYCIMPATKFNGITVGNGEVGPITRNLISAWSQLVGIDIQEQAQQSQQSLS, encoded by the coding sequence ATGACGCAAAATCTGGTATATCTCAACGGCGAATATGTTCCCGCGAGTGAAGCGAAAATCTCGATCTTTGACGGTGCAATCAGTCTCGGCATGACGGTCACCGAATCGACGCGAACCTTCGCACATCAGCCTTTTCGCCTGAGAGATCATCTGGAACGGCTCTATCTCAGTCTGAAAGCAGCCCGCTTCGATGCCGGCATGATGCTGGATGAAATGGAACAGCTTACACTCGAAGTCTGGGAGAAAAACAGACCACACTATCCTGCAGACACCGATGCCTGGATCATCCATAATATCACACCCGGTCAATGGGTCCCCTCCAGCGGACAGAAACCGCCTGAATCCAAGCCCACCGTCATGATCGTCACCTTGCCTCTCGACCTTTCTTACTGGGCTGAATTCTATCGAACAGGCTGCCACGCCGTCACTCCTTTTACCCGCGTGCAACCGGCTCAATCACTGGATTCGCGGATTAAAAACCGCAGTCGTTTCCTGTATACGATGGCCGAATCGGAAGTGAAGCAGTTCGACCCGATGGCACAAAGTCTGATTCTCGATACCAACGGCTTTCTTTCTGAGAATAAAGGCGGCAACTTTTTCCTGGTGACAAAGAACTGTATCAAGACTCCCAGTACCATCAACTGCCTCAACGGCATCAGCCGCCAGACCATCTTCCAACTGGCAAATCAACTGGAAATCCCCATCGAAGAATGCCAGTTGCTCCCCTACGATGTCACCACCGCCGACGAAGCTTTTTTCACCAGCACTCCCTACTGCATCATGCCAGCCACAAAATTCAATGGCATCACCGTGGGGAACGGCGAAGTCGGCCCGATCACCAGAAATCTGATCAGCGCCTGGAGCCAGCTCGTTGGCATCGACATTCAGGAACAGGCCCAGCAGTCCCAGCAGTCCCTTTCCTGA
- a CDS encoding zinc-binding metallopeptidase family protein, whose product MLNIFESVTKRLVEVWKSDDQSGLRSSSSCRCGRPIYFQNSVCLGCQSPLGYAPALQQLRSLAEGPTPGTWVIDGDSEQTTIWKRCKNFDSPAGCNWLVQADEDEALCRSCRLDHTIPNLDDPDNRLWWRKIENAKRRLVAQLLNLGLPVESKVSEDPEHGVMFDFLRSTGQKPRVLTGHANGLITLNIEEADDATREKARKEMHEPYRTLLGHLRHEIGHYYWDRLVADTTWLEQYRDLFGDEREDYSAALKRNYEQGPPPNWAEKHISAYASIHPWEDWAECWAHYLHVVDSLDTALRFGLRGEDVEQTVEPFTVNDLYDPKAPDAERVILLMNSWVQLTTVLNELARSMGHQDFYPFVMSRTVLRKLHFIQIIVKEARGGTSLL is encoded by the coding sequence ATGCTGAATATATTCGAATCGGTTACCAAACGCCTGGTTGAAGTCTGGAAGTCGGATGACCAGTCCGGACTGAGAAGTTCATCCAGTTGTCGTTGCGGGCGTCCGATTTATTTTCAAAACAGTGTCTGTCTGGGATGCCAATCGCCATTGGGATACGCACCAGCATTGCAACAGCTCCGCTCACTGGCAGAAGGGCCGACACCTGGTACGTGGGTGATTGACGGGGATTCCGAACAGACGACCATCTGGAAACGCTGTAAAAATTTTGATTCTCCCGCCGGGTGCAACTGGCTGGTGCAGGCCGACGAAGACGAAGCACTCTGTCGATCCTGTCGGCTGGACCACACGATTCCCAACCTGGATGACCCCGACAATCGTCTGTGGTGGCGCAAAATCGAAAACGCGAAACGTCGCCTGGTCGCACAATTATTGAATCTCGGATTACCGGTTGAATCAAAAGTGAGCGAGGATCCCGAGCACGGCGTCATGTTCGATTTTCTACGATCAACTGGGCAGAAACCGCGTGTTCTCACAGGGCATGCCAATGGCCTGATCACACTGAATATCGAGGAAGCAGACGACGCTACTCGTGAAAAAGCCCGCAAAGAAATGCATGAGCCTTATCGCACACTCCTGGGACATTTGCGGCACGAAATCGGCCACTATTACTGGGACCGTCTCGTTGCAGATACAACATGGCTGGAACAATACCGTGACTTGTTTGGAGATGAGCGGGAAGATTATTCTGCGGCTCTCAAACGAAATTATGAGCAGGGACCTCCCCCAAACTGGGCTGAAAAACATATTAGTGCATACGCGTCAATTCATCCGTGGGAGGATTGGGCCGAGTGCTGGGCTCATTATCTGCATGTGGTCGACAGCCTGGATACCGCCCTCCGGTTCGGGTTGCGCGGCGAAGACGTCGAGCAGACAGTTGAACCTTTCACTGTTAATGATCTCTACGACCCGAAGGCCCCTGATGCTGAACGAGTCATCCTGCTGATGAATTCGTGGGTTCAGCTCACCACCGTCCTGAATGAACTCGCGCGCAGTATGGGGCATCAGGATTTCTATCCGTTTGTAATGTCCCGCACCGTACTTCGCAAACTGCATTTCATTCAGATCATCGTGAAAGAGGCCCGCGGGGGAACATCACTGCTCTGA
- a CDS encoding cytochrome-c peroxidase, with translation MNFARTNTLKLFAIGLALIQGIDSSAQTSTQKTVNIGNTWQALPVKASSPEDNPTTQEKVELGKKLFFDPRLSLTGTVSCNTCHNLMEGGDDGRSTSMGIHGRLGPRNAPTVWNSVFQNSQFWDGRSMSLEDQARGPIVAGPEMGMPAHKNAVDRIAAIPGYQAAFSRVFKSEEPVTIDNAVKAIAAFERTLITPNSAYDRFVHGNKSAMNEKQLQGMKLFDSIGCTECHSGPAFNGWEIGSTTPMFEEFPRNAKNPLVKHFGLNKDLGRFKATKNVADKHHYKVPTLRNITLTAPYLHNGAVPTLAETVRVMSETQLDAQISDTEVSSIVEFLTALEGEFPELTLPRLPSRSGQSVLDDQEPAAKTE, from the coding sequence ATGAACTTTGCTCGAACAAATACACTGAAATTGTTCGCGATAGGTCTCGCATTAATACAGGGTATCGATAGCAGTGCTCAAACCTCTACGCAGAAGACTGTTAACATCGGGAATACCTGGCAGGCACTTCCAGTAAAGGCCAGCTCTCCCGAAGACAACCCGACGACTCAGGAAAAAGTCGAGTTGGGAAAGAAACTGTTCTTTGATCCGCGTCTTTCATTGACAGGTACTGTCTCGTGCAATACCTGTCACAATCTGATGGAAGGCGGCGATGACGGTAGATCAACTTCAATGGGCATTCATGGTCGACTCGGCCCGAGAAATGCCCCGACTGTCTGGAATTCTGTTTTTCAAAATTCGCAGTTCTGGGACGGTCGCTCAATGAGCCTCGAAGATCAAGCCAGAGGCCCGATCGTTGCAGGTCCAGAAATGGGGATGCCGGCTCACAAGAATGCGGTTGACCGAATCGCAGCGATCCCAGGCTATCAGGCAGCCTTCAGTCGCGTTTTCAAAAGTGAAGAGCCTGTCACGATCGATAACGCCGTCAAGGCGATCGCGGCGTTTGAACGAACCCTGATCACTCCCAATAGTGCCTACGACCGTTTTGTACACGGCAACAAATCAGCAATGAACGAGAAACAGCTCCAAGGCATGAAGCTGTTTGACAGTATCGGGTGTACCGAATGTCATTCCGGCCCGGCGTTCAACGGCTGGGAAATTGGTTCGACGACACCAATGTTTGAAGAGTTCCCGCGTAATGCGAAAAACCCGCTGGTGAAGCACTTTGGTCTCAACAAAGATCTCGGTCGTTTTAAAGCAACAAAGAATGTTGCTGACAAACATCATTATAAAGTTCCCACCCTGCGAAACATTACGCTTACAGCGCCTTACCTCCACAACGGAGCTGTGCCGACGCTTGCAGAAACTGTTCGTGTGATGAGCGAAACACAACTCGACGCTCAAATTTCAGACACGGAAGTAAGCAGCATCGTCGAATTCCTCACTGCACTTGAAGGTGAGTTTCCTGAGCTCACGTTACCACGTTTGCCATCGCGGTCCGGCCAATCTGTCCTCGACGATCAAGAGCCTGCAGCAAAGACTGAATGA
- a CDS encoding DsrE family protein — translation MKARSALVPLTLLLLCGIGFPVAQVEGKPPEKQKTAVIHLSHYTDDLHRAFMAMKIARMMQNGGVETTLFLDIEGARISDARQSLDMCWGPSPTPLGAVFDDFIKSGGKVVVCPHCAKAAGIKSDHLRQGTTIGTEEELARLLISTDKIMDY, via the coding sequence ATGAAAGCTCGATCAGCACTCGTTCCCTTAACCCTGTTATTGCTTTGCGGAATCGGCTTTCCAGTTGCGCAGGTCGAAGGAAAGCCACCCGAGAAACAGAAAACCGCTGTCATTCACCTTTCGCATTACACCGATGATCTGCACCGTGCTTTTATGGCAATGAAGATTGCCAGGATGATGCAGAATGGCGGCGTAGAAACGACTCTCTTCCTCGATATCGAAGGCGCAAGGATCAGTGACGCTCGACAGTCTTTAGATATGTGCTGGGGGCCATCACCGACTCCTCTCGGTGCAGTGTTTGACGATTTCATCAAGAGTGGCGGCAAAGTCGTCGTATGCCCCCACTGCGCGAAAGCCGCCGGTATCAAAAGCGATCATCTGCGACAAGGTACAACGATTGGAACCGAGGAAGAACTCGCCCGCTTATTGATAAGCACTGATAAAATCATGGACTACTGA
- a CDS encoding bacterioferritin, which produces MNTQRSTENLQTALSMELTAMHQYQLHAGVLDDWGLSLLATQLREEMQEELGHSEEYMTRILFLKGSPVFTLAKTPIRASSLKEMFESDLADEKEAIEFYTKSSIQASEDGDIGTRTIFERIALDEEQHMSWLELQLDLLARMGEPAYISKHMPTPAQA; this is translated from the coding sequence ATGAACACGCAACGATCAACCGAAAACCTGCAGACCGCACTCAGCATGGAACTGACTGCGATGCACCAATACCAGTTACATGCCGGAGTTCTTGATGATTGGGGATTGAGCCTGCTGGCAACGCAACTCCGCGAAGAAATGCAGGAAGAACTCGGTCATTCTGAAGAATACATGACACGGATTCTGTTCCTGAAGGGATCGCCTGTATTTACATTGGCAAAAACTCCAATTCGCGCTTCTTCACTGAAAGAAATGTTTGAATCAGACCTCGCGGATGAGAAAGAAGCCATCGAATTCTATACAAAATCCTCGATACAGGCGTCAGAGGATGGTGATATTGGAACTCGCACGATCTTCGAACGAATCGCGCTGGACGAAGAACAGCACATGAGTTGGCTGGAACTGCAACTCGACCTGCTTGCGCGGATGGGAGAGCCAGCTTATATCTCGAAACACATGCCAACACCAGCACAGGCATAA